A region of Desulfolithobacter dissulfuricans DNA encodes the following proteins:
- a CDS encoding NAD+ synthase yields the protein MKIALVQTNPVIGAFERNLRQVQAWLEKAHLAGCDLAVFPELTLCGYPPQDLLERSTFLEAHDRALQELLGFCGEMACVVGVPVLRHGPGKPLYNSALLIDGGRVVFRARKQLLPTYDVFDESRYFEPGEPALAFPFRGQRLGLSVCEDIWSEPLRYPLNPVTELVAAGRPDVLINISASPYYHGKLEERARVFRDLCRSQGLPLLYVNQVGGQDSLLFDGHSLAMDREGRVCRVAAGFAEDMLVIDTDHWQEGAPVPPPTDTIDQVFAGLVMGTRDYLHKIGFKQAVLGLSGGIDSAVTAVIGCAALGADNVLCVAMPSPYTSQASVDDARNLAGNLGCGFELLPIHRTMEAYRETLAPLFAGLADDVTEQNIQARIRGNLLMALSNKFGHLLLSTGNKSELAVGYCTLYGDMSGGLAVLADVPKVMVYELARWINRDREVIPEHILTRPPTAELKPDQCDQDDLPPYEILDPILEAYLEENLSVDGIVARGFDRAVVCDVIRRIKRNEYKRKQAPLGLKVTSKAFGYGRRYPIVQGFVEE from the coding sequence ATGAAAATCGCCCTTGTTCAGACCAATCCGGTGATCGGCGCCTTTGAGCGCAACCTGCGACAGGTCCAGGCGTGGCTGGAAAAGGCCCACCTGGCGGGATGCGATCTTGCCGTTTTTCCCGAGCTGACCCTGTGTGGCTATCCACCGCAGGACCTGCTGGAACGCTCCACTTTTCTCGAAGCCCATGACCGCGCTCTCCAGGAGCTGCTTGGTTTTTGCGGCGAAATGGCCTGTGTGGTCGGAGTGCCGGTACTTCGTCACGGGCCGGGTAAGCCCCTTTATAACTCGGCCCTGCTGATCGACGGAGGCCGGGTTGTTTTCCGGGCCCGTAAACAGCTCCTGCCCACATATGATGTCTTTGACGAGTCCAGGTATTTCGAGCCCGGTGAACCGGCGCTGGCCTTTCCCTTCCGTGGCCAGCGGCTGGGACTGTCGGTCTGTGAGGATATCTGGTCCGAGCCCCTGCGTTATCCGCTCAATCCGGTGACAGAACTGGTGGCTGCAGGCCGGCCCGATGTGCTGATCAATATCTCCGCCTCGCCCTATTATCACGGTAAGCTTGAAGAGCGGGCCCGGGTTTTTCGCGATCTCTGCCGGTCCCAGGGGCTCCCTCTCCTCTACGTCAACCAGGTGGGCGGCCAGGATTCGCTCCTCTTTGACGGCCACTCCCTGGCCATGGACAGGGAGGGACGGGTGTGCCGGGTCGCGGCGGGGTTTGCCGAGGATATGCTGGTGATCGACACCGACCACTGGCAGGAAGGGGCGCCGGTCCCGCCCCCGACGGATACCATTGATCAGGTTTTTGCCGGCCTGGTCATGGGGACCCGGGATTATCTCCACAAGATCGGTTTCAAGCAGGCTGTGCTCGGCCTGTCGGGTGGCATCGACTCGGCGGTGACCGCGGTTATCGGCTGTGCGGCCCTGGGGGCGGACAACGTGCTCTGTGTGGCCATGCCGTCGCCCTATACCTCGCAGGCCAGTGTGGATGATGCCCGCAACCTGGCCGGGAACCTTGGCTGCGGATTCGAACTCCTTCCCATCCACCGGACCATGGAGGCCTACCGGGAGACCCTGGCCCCGCTCTTTGCCGGGCTGGCCGACGATGTGACCGAGCAGAATATCCAGGCCAGGATCCGGGGCAACCTGCTCATGGCCCTGTCCAACAAGTTTGGCCACCTGCTCCTGTCCACCGGTAACAAATCCGAGCTGGCGGTGGGGTACTGTACCCTGTATGGGGACATGAGCGGCGGTCTGGCCGTGCTCGCCGATGTGCCCAAGGTCATGGTCTACGAGCTGGCCCGGTGGATCAACCGGGACCGGGAGGTCATTCCGGAGCATATCCTGACCCGGCCGCCCACGGCCGAGCTCAAGCCGGACCAGTGTGATCAGGATGACCTGCCCCCCTACGAGATCCTCGATCCCATCCTGGAGGCCTACCTGGAAGAGAACCTGAGTGTTGATGGTATTGTCGCCCGGGGATTTGACCGGGCGGTGGTCTGCGATGTCATCCGCCGGATCAAGCGAAACGAGTACAAGCGCAAGCAGGCACCCCTGGGACTCAAGGTGACCTCCAAGGCCTTTGGGTATGGTCGGCGCTATCCCATCGTCCAGGGATTTGTGGAAGAGTGA